The Musa acuminata AAA Group cultivar baxijiao chromosome BXJ2-5, Cavendish_Baxijiao_AAA, whole genome shotgun sequence genomic interval AGGCTGCAGAACCAATGAAATAAAGGCATTTCCCCGAACAAAGACAATCCTGTGTGTCTCTTGGGTAATCCGGATACGATTACATATTCTAGTCAAACAGTGCTAAGTGAACATCATCCACCCAAACACTTTacgaaagaagaaagagaaaatttTACAAACCGGAACAGCATCCCCATATATGGTGACAACTATATCAGTCCTATCTTCAGGATCCTTTGCTACAAGCAATGAGCACTTAGGATTTGCCAACAAATTCTGCATGCATCAAATAATTTTCCATTAAAATACTGTAAAAGAAAAACCTTAAGGAAACAAAAAACGAGAAGTAGAATGCCGTAAAGTTATCCACAGAGGAAATTATCTAGTTCAGAAATTATCTAGTTATCAAACCTTTGAATGGACAGCTAAGCTACTGACTGCTAGTATGGGAGAACCATCATGATCACATGCAAAATCAACCATGGATCCGGAAGGATAACCCTCGTGGACCTGCACAAGTAAGTACGTAGCTTATGTCTGATGTTAATTGGCTTTCAAAAGCTTGAATTGAATAACATGGAATGATCTATATGATCCATTgctcagaagaaatatttttagcACTAAGTTCCAGTTCAGATATCACTGAGAAATATTTTCAACCCTACATTTTCTCCACCAAGACTGTTCCTTGCAAAAGTCGCTGTGCACAGAAGAAGTCCGAACAACACTGATAACGAAATATGGACATATGCACAGATTTATACGTATACAAACTTGTACATGTAATCCCAAGATAAAGTAGATCAATAAGAGCATATACAGGAATATGAGCAACGTAAGCATAACTTAAGTCTTAATCCTACAAAATCAATGATGAATgtatagaaagaaagaaaaagaaatatgcaTATTAGGAGGCACACACCAGTCTTCACAAGAAAAAAAGTGCACCTCCTGTTTAAATATACCTAATAGATCTATTGTTCAGTACTTAAAGCTGAAATGGACATATGCCAAAGTTGTCAACAAGCAGCTAATGGAGAATTATCGGTAATGCAAAATAATTTTTGTTACGAAATAAGGAAAGATGCCAGTATGTCACATTGATTGTATGATACATAGTTTTTCTAGTGTACATCAAACTTATGAAAATTTGTTCATGAGCAGGGAATTAAGTCAACAACAATACAACTGTCAGACATAATAGACACCGACAGAATCAACAGAGGTTCTTCAGTTTCCAATTACTGAAATACCAAAAGAGCCAAAGCAATGAACAGCAACAACAGTGTGGTATCTTCTCATGGCACAAGTTAATTTTAACAAACcacgatttgaaaaaaaaaactcattgatTAAATTCAAAAGTTTATTTATCGAGTTCAAAGTGGTTGAATAAAGATACAATTAGCATAGGATAACAacatataaatttaataaactGATTGATTACACCAATCCACCTGAGAAAAGGTAGAGAGCATGCCCCGAGTGCTGAGATCAAGTAGTGTTCGTATTTCTTCAACAGGAGAAAGTCGAGCAGCAGCTTCCTACAATAAAAGAGAAAATTTAATCAATTCATGACGCACACAATTACAAAACTTAATGTGTGCCAATTACCTTCAAATCCATATCACTCAAGAAAACGTAACCACCATATTGATGCCATCTTCACATACCAAGTTACAAACTATTTATGGTGAATTTCCATGAGTTCAACGATAAGACCACGCTACTTGTATCTTATTATGCTGCTTTTAAGCTTGCTtctcaatttttgttttctttagtCCTTGATAATGTTCTCAAGCCACTAGCATTTTTAACAATTGCACACTCAATATAACTGATCAAGCACCAACGAACTTCGATAAGAAAGTCAAAAGTAATTTCTTACATATCAGAATGATCATCCTCATTGACACCATATTAAACATGCCCACACACATGAAACACAGAATGATCATCCAAATAATCAACTGGAAATACACACCTGATGAGCACGAATCTTCTCGAAGGCATCCGAAACCCCCGTCACATCACCTGGCGCCGCCATCTGAGGTGAAAATTGATCGCAAATCGATCGGTAGACTGACCTCAGAACACGATTGATCGGGGAAGaaaaagaatcgatagcttatccAAATCCGAGGGATTATGTTGACCTGGGAGGAGGACGGCGAGGCGGACGAGGCCATGGCGCGGGGGGAGAAGGCGGCGAAGAGGCGGCGGCGTGAAGGAGAAGAGAGCTTCGCTGAATGGGACAGCGGTTTAGTAAACGGCAAGCGATTGACCAAGGGGGAGACGAAGGAGGGCAAGCGGACGGGTGGCGTTCGCAACACGGTCGTCATCCCTCTACGCCGCCTCCactccactctctctctctctctctctctctctctctctctctccgtttgCCTCTTCCGTtacgttttcttttcttttattatattatttcccttttctttaaaaagaaaaaaaatagcaaCCATATCTCTCCCCACACACAACCCTATTCATGTACAATTTTGACATAATTACTAAATTACCTAAAAAAATTTACATTCATATATTTCTGATTTTTTATGTTCATCTTttgtatattaaatttatttatcaaaatagattcaaaaatctcatctaatatatatttacatctaaTATCTAATAGATTAAGGTAACTGAAGCTTAAAATAGTCTTGTCATGTACTAATCACTGACCCAACATTAATAGTTCGAAACCTTATAATTTCGATTTAGtacataataaatatatatatatatataaatactttaaatttaatttaaaaatatatttcttttcacAGAACTTAATGACAATAAAAGATCTCAAGAATAGTCTGGACACTATAATGATCAATAAGTCTATGCTTTGTTTCATTCTAATCCAcgaacataaaaagaaaaaataacaagaaagaaagaaaaagttgaTGGAGTATTTCTTGCCAATATGATACATAAGATATATCAATTTATGCAATCTTTTCTCACTCTTATCACTGGTCATACCAAAGGAGATCTTATTGGGGGTGTAGAGGCACATCAATTGGCAAAGCTCTATGTGTGCACATGGTGATGTATGAGAGAGAGGAAACAAAATGTCAAAGCTCTAAAGACTCAGTTTCTTCAAGGCTAAGTTACAGGTGATAAAGACCAATACAAATTGAATTCCAAATCCTTTGCACTCAGAGTTGCTTTCAAGTTTCATCTTTGTGTTGATGTTGCTGGTGACTCTGTAGGTCAACTGTAACCATGACAGAGAAAGGAGAAGAGCCATGGAGGTATTAGGTGAGCTGGAAGTATAAAGCATAAATTTGGAAAGCAGCTGACCAAAATACAAGTATCCATAAAGCTTTATTTCAAAGTTGAAAATTGCTTTCAAATCAATCCAACCTACTAAATTTAGAAGTCGCATgtatccttctttttgacatctaCATAGTTTTTTCATCaacacataaaataaaataatgatgtGGTAATACACCTATCAAGTATTGAaactttatttgatattttaaaaatatcaattaaCTTAATTGATAAAGATCTTGACGACGGATAATAATATTCATTCATCATTTACCTATgcatgaaataaataaaaaaatatttggaaCATAATAATCTAGATATTAATATTTTGCTTTAGTAGAATGGATTGATGAGATCCCTTGGTAGGGGCCATAGCTCAACTTCAATTTCACATTGGCAATACCAAGCAAATTCTTAGTCTATCTTTTGATTCACATCATAGAAGCTGAGCACTTCACTTCTTTCCTAAAGAAGTGAAGCCTCCATCACAAATTGTTGCTCAACACACTCAGTTTTTTCTTCTTCTGAGGAATGAAGTGCAGAGCAGTAATGATAATATACTTTCTCATCAAACAAAACCTTCCTGCATATAATTCATCATTTGTAGGtggaagcaaaccagagattactggGAACACATGTCTGCCCAAAAGTCAAACTTGGTCCTCTTGATAGAGTGTAAGGGGGAACATTTCAGGCTTAATGAGCAAgttttattcatcaaataaactacaaaaaaataaaaaggtccTCCTCACCCCCTTTGATTCATTCTGAATCACTCTCCATACACATAGCCTTCAATCCTCTCCTCCTCTGCAAAACAAGAAATCATAAGTGAAAATTAAGCTCTTCGGGCATCATGTTCAGAACCAAAGAAACAATTCAATAGGAACTTTACTGAACTATATTGAGGTAAGGAGGAAGAGCAAGAGAGAAGATTTGTTGTAAGTTCAAAGATAATATATACCTTTCTCGATCCCTTCTTCTCCCTCACCTCATACCTCTCCTGAGAAAGATCTGAGAGCCATGCCCCTGGACTCACCAACTGCGCCGAATCCAACAAGAAAACAAAGGAAAGAAAGCCTTAATCCTACTTGTATGAAAATAAGGGAAAGAAGATCCAAAATTTGCCCAATTTATATGTCAAGGGAGGCGAGAGGGAAGAGACGAGCCATACAAGTATGCATTTTTGGACGAACTTGGACCTCTTCTTGGGTCTCTGAGGCAGCTTACACCCCTTCATGGCCATGaaatcctcctccttctccttgtTCGACAGCGAGACGAAGAACCTGGGCAGCACCGCGGCGCCTCTCTCATCCCCGACTCCGCCGCCGGCCCCGTTCTCCCCCTCGCAGCCGTGCGCCACCGAACCCCTCGTGGTGTAGCAGCGGTCCTCCTTCTCCGGCGACAACGACACAGAGCGCGACCTCCGATTCTCGCTCCCAGCAGACTCCGACCGCCTGCCGAGAAATCCGGGCATTTATTAGTCTATTTCCCCACCGGAGACGCCTAGAACGAAACCAAAATCTCTCTTTTTTAGTTCGTCTGGTCGATTTACCTGTGGGGGAGTTGGGCAGGGCGGTGAAACCGCGGCGTGGGGAAGTCCTTGTCGCCTCCGGTGACAACGCG includes:
- the LOC103984970 gene encoding uncharacterized protein LOC103984970 yields the protein MTTVLRTPPVRLPSFVSPLVNRLPFTKPLSHSAKLSSPSRRRLFAAFSPRAMASSASPSSSQMAAPGDVTGVSDAFEKIRAHQEAAARLSPVEEIRTLLDLSTRGMLSTFSQVHEGYPSGSMVDFACDHDGSPILAVSSLAVHSKNLLANPKCSLLVAKDPEDRTDIVVTIYGDAVPVSEDDNEAARTAYLRRHPDAFWVDFGDFSFIHIKPKYVRYVSGVATALLGSGEFDGEEYKAAKVDPISQFTKPITSHMNRDHQEDTKAIVQHSTSVKVDFAHMQDVDSLGFNVKAGYQGSTLKLRIPFPRRAQDRKDVKTLIVEMLQAAKSNEGLS
- the LOC103984971 gene encoding uncharacterized protein LOC103984971, yielding MEKESKEQRGAPLRAAPPEPDFPLQWGSRKRLRCVKVRDEGSPAKSDGRRRATSRINRRVVTGGDKDFPTPRFHRPAQLPHRRSESAGSENRRSRSVSLSPEKEDRCYTTRGSVAHGCEGENGAGGGVGDERGAAVLPRFFVSLSNKEKEEDFMAMKGCKLPQRPKKRSKFVQKCILLVSPGAWLSDLSQERYEVREKKGSRKRRRGLKAMCMESDSE